In Apium graveolens cultivar Ventura unplaced genomic scaffold, ASM990537v1 ctg7211, whole genome shotgun sequence, the genomic stretch CTCAATACCTCATgtactacgcctagagaattaatcggaaatccagttccattcgtttcagccccgattcacttacagacgaccccaaataaatgcgaatataatttcataaatccatagggataaatttttagaagatatccataaaattggctgccttaatttttgctccatacctcgtgtactactactccctacgagaattattcggaaacccagttccattcgtttcagccccgattcatttACGAACGACGCCAAATAAaagcgaatgtaatttcataaatccatagggataaattatgaaaagatatccataaaatgggtcacctcaattttttctccatacctcgtgtactactgcccacgagaattattcggaaacccagtttcattcgtttcagccccgattcacttacggacgaccccaaataaacgtgaatacaatttaataaatccatagggataaattatgaaaagatatccacaaaacgagccacctcaatttttgctccatacctcgtgtactactactgcctacgagaattattcggaaacctagttccattcgtttcagccccgattcacttacagacgtccccaaataaacgcgaatgaaatttcattaatttatagggataaattatgaaaaaatatctataaatgggccgcctcaattttttcaccatacctcgtatattactgcctacgagaattattcggaaacctagttccattcatttcagccccgattcacttacggacgatcccaaataaacgcgaatgcaatttcataaatccataggataaattatgaaaagatccataaaacgggctgcctcaatttttgtaccataccttgtgtactactccctacgagaattattcggaaacctagttccattcgtttcagccctgaTTTACATATgaacgtccccaaataaacgcgaatgcaatttcataaatccatagggataaattatgaaaatatatccataaatcaggacacctcaatttttgctccatacctcatgtactacagcctacgagaattattcgaaaacccagttccattagtttcagccccgattcacttacggacgcccccaaataaatgcgaaagcaatttcataaatccatagggataattatgaaaagatatcaataaaacgggatgcctcaatttttgctccatacctcgtgttctactgcctacgagaattattcgaaaacccagtttcattcgtttcagccccgattcacttacggacgatcccaaataaacgcgaatgaaatttcataaatccatagggataaattattagaagatatccataaaattggccgcctcaatttttgctccatacctcgtgcactactactgcctacgagaattattcggaaacccagttccattcgttttagccctgattcatttacggatgaccccaaataaatgtaaatgtaatttcataaatccatagggataattatgaaaagatatccataaaacgggccgccttaatttttattccatacctcgtgtactactacctacgagaattattcgataacccagttccattcgtttcagccccgattcacttatggacgaccccaaataaatgcgaatgcaattttataaatccatagggataaattattagaagatatccataaaatgggttgcctcaatttttgctcaatacctcatgtactacgcctagagaattattcgaaaatctagtttcattcgtttcagccccgattcacttacggacgaccccaaataaacgagAATGCATtatcataaatacatagggataaattattagaagatatccataaaactggccgcctcaatttttgctccatacctcgtgcactactactgcctactagaattattcggaaacccagttccattcgttttagccctgattcatttacggacgaccccaaataaatgaaaatgtaatttcataaatccatagggataaattatgaaaagatatccataaaacgggccgcctcaatttttgctccatacctcgtgtactactgcctacgagaattattcggaaacccacttccattcgtttcagccccgattcacttacggacgaccccaaataaacgcgaatgcaatttcaataatttatagggataaattatgaagaaatatccataaaatgggccacctcaaatttttcaccatacctcgtatactactgcctacgagaattattcggaaagctagttccattcgtttcagccccgattcacttatgGACGACCACAAATAAACGAGAAGCCCTGCAGGCTGAGGTTGGATTGCCAGTAGACAGTGAAGTCCCTGTTATAGGCTTTATTGGGAGACTAGAAGAACAAAAGGGATCTGATATTCTTGCAACAGCTATCTCTGGATTCATAGACGAGGAAGTACAGATAATAGTTTTAGTAAGCATTTTGAAGTATTTGAGCCGAACCTCATTAGCTTATAATTCAAACAAGTAAGAAGTTCTTTACTGATGGTTGTTTTATCGCATTACTCAGGGGACTGGAAAACAGCAAATGGAGAAGCAGCTCGAGCAGTTGGAGATATTATACCCAGACAAGGCCAGAGGAGTGGCAAAGTTTAATGTTCCGTTGGCCCATATGATCACAGCCGGGGCTGATTTTATGATTGTTCCTAGTAGATTTGAACCCTGTGGTCTCATCCAGTTGCATGCAATGCGCTATGGAACAGTAAGATAAACCTGAAATTATCTCCACCAACATAACATTATATTTGTATCGACTGCAATCATGTAACATTTAACCATCCACTGCAGGTACCCATAGTTGCATCAACTGGTGGGCTAGTGGATACAGTCAAAGAAGGTTATACAGGGTTTCAGATGGGAGCCTTTAATGTTGAAGTAAGAACCTCCTTTTACGTCAAACAACCAGATGATTTTGTTTCCAAATTTAATGTAAACCGATGCTCAATCTACATATATTGTATTGTTTCCAGTGTGAAACAGTTGATCCCGCAGATGTCATGGCAATTGTGACAACTGTGAAAAAAGCAATAACAACTTATAGAACTTCATCTTTAACCAAGATGATCATGAATTGCATGGCTCAAGATCTATCATGGAAGGTTAGCATAAAAATGCACTTCTGCAAAACATTTGACTAAAATTACTGAATAAAGTGATCCATGAAACTGGAGTCATAACTCGCTGTTAATAGAAGTAACTTTTGACATTGCACAGGGACCTGCAAAGAAGTGGGAGGATGTGTTGTTAAGTTTGGGGGCAGCTGGGAGTGAACCCGGAATTGAAGGTGATGAAATTGCACCTCTAGCAAAGGAAAATGTTGCAACTCCGTGAGGATTTGGAGCTTGAGGCCCTGTGCCAGGTGACTTTATCTCGCCAGTGACAGTGACGGTAGAATGTGTGCCTACTTTTTCTTCCTGCACCTCGCCATATATGTTGGAATTTAAGAAAGCAGGTGTATCGACCTGCCTGCAGTTTTAACAAAAATAATCATACTGTATTATGTTTCTGGAAGTACAAATGTGTAATTCttgtatttttaaaaatttatatacaAGTGTTGCTGTGTTGTTCACAGTCAAAGTGTGCCACTTACCATTGGGGTTAAATGAATAATTCATCACTTTATACATAGTAACTTGCAATTGAGTTACTAAGTAAAAAAAAGTTTTAAGTCAGCTAATGAAAGTACTCTTAAAAAATTTGCGTTGATTTACTCCCGTCAGTCCTGACAAAATTTGTAACGGTTTGCTGAGTTGGTCTTGCTTACACGGCAATACCTGCAAAATCAAACCAACATAACAGCAATTCGACTGAAATAATCAATTGAATCATCACCTCCACTTCCTCTCTCATTTTCACCACTACCTACATCCCCTCTCTGCTCATATTTCCAATCCAGGTTAAAAGAGGAATTGGAAGatattcataaattcatagggataaattatgaaaagatattcataaatagggccgccttaatttttgctccatatctcgtgtattacagcctacgagaattattcggaaacctagtttcatttgtttcagccccgattcacttaagaacgtccccaaataaacgcgaacgcaatttcatgaatccatagggataaattatgaaaagatatcaataaaacgagcagcctcaatttttgcttcatacctcgtgtactgcctacgagaattatacggaaacccagtttcattcatttcagccccgataCACTTACAgacaaccccaaataaacgcgaatgcaatttcttAAATCCATggggataaattattagaagatattcataaaacgggctgcctcaatttttgctccatacctctgTACTACtgcctagagaattattcggaaacccagtttccttcatttcagctccgattcacatacggacgaccccaaataaacgcgaatgcaatttcataaatccatagggataaattattagaagatatcgataaaacgggccgcctcaatttttgctccatacctcgtgtactactatctacgagaattattcggaaacctagttccattcgtttcagccccgattcacttacggacgcccccaaataaacgcgaatgtaatttcataaatccatagggataagttatgaaaagatatccatcaaaaaggaccgcctcaattttttcaccatacctcgtgtacGCCAACAAGAAtttcggaaacctagttccattctttcagccccgattcacttacggacgaccccaaataaacgcgaatgcaatttcataaattcataggataaattatgaaaagatatccataaaacgggctgcctcaatttttgcaccatacctcgtgtatatactatctacgagaattattcggatacatagttccattcgtttcgGCCCCGtttcactttcggatgaccccaaataaacattaatgcaatttcataaatccatagggataaattatgaaaagatatccataaatcggtatgcctcaatttttgctccatacctcgtgtactactgcctacgagaattattcggaaacctagttccattcgtttcagccccgattcacttacggacatccccaaataaacgcgaacgcattttcataaatccatagggataaattataaaaatttatccataaatcgggccgcctcaatttttgctccatacctcgtgtactacagcctacgagaattattcggaaacccagttccattcatttcagccccgattcagttacggacgtccccaactaaacgcgaacgcaatttcataaatccataaggataaattatgaaaagatatccataaatcgggccgcctcaatttttgctccatacctcgtgtactacagctACGAGAAtttcggaaacccagttccattcgtttcagccccgattcacttacggacgtccccaaataaatgcgaacgcaatttcataaatccatagggataaattatgaaaagatatcaataaaatgggccgcctcaatttttgctccatacctcgtgtactactacctacgagaattattcggtaacccagttccattcgtttcagccccgattcacttatggacgaccccaaataaatgcgaatgcaattttataaatccatagggataaattattagaagatatccataaaacgggttgcctcaatttttgctcaatacctcgtgtactacgcctagagaattattcgaaaatccagttccattcgtttcagccccgattcacttacggacgaccccaaataaacgagaatgcaatatcataaatacatagggataaattattagaagattcCATAAAACtggcgcctcaatttttgctccatacctcgtgcactactactgcctacgagaattattcggaaacccagttccattcgttttagccctgattcatttacggacgaccccaaataaatgtaaatgtaatttcataaatccatagggataaattatgaaaagatatccataaaacgggccgcctcaatttttgctccatacctcgtgtactactgcctacgagaattattcggaaacccacttccattcgtttcagccccgattcacttacggacgaccccaaataaacgcgaatgcaatttcataaatccatagggataaattattagaagatatccacaaaacgagttgcctcaatttttgctcaatacctcgtgtctaagcctagagaattattcggaaacccaattccattcgtttcagccccgattcacttacggacaaccccaaataaacgcgaatgcaatttcataaatccatagggataaattatgaaaatatccCATAAAATCGgcacgcctcaatttttgctccataactcgtgtactactactgcctacgagaattattcggaaacctagttccattcgtttcagccccgattcacttacggacgtccccaaataaacgcgaacacaatttcataaatccataaggataaattatgaaaagatatccataaaacgggccacctcaatttttgctccatacctcgtgtactactgcccacgagaattattcggaaacctagtttcattcgtttcagccccgattcacttacgaacgaccccaaataaacgcgaatgcaacttcataaatccatagggataaattatgaaaagatatgcataaaacgggccgcctcaatttttgctccatatctcgtgtactacaCTGCCTACGAGAGTTATTcagaaacccagttccattcgtttcagccccgatttcaattacggacgaccccaaataaacgctaatgtaatttcataaatacatagggataaattatgaaaatatccataaaacgggccgcctcaatttttgctccatacctcgtgtactactgcctacgagaattattcggaaacctagtcccattcctttcagccccgattcacttacggacgtccccaaataaacgcgaatgcaatttcaaaaatccatagggataaattatgaaaagatatccataaaacgggcctcctcaattttttcaccatacctcatgtactactgcctacaagaattattcggaaacctagt encodes the following:
- the LOC141703942 gene encoding granule-bound starch synthase 1, chloroplastic/amyloplastic-like → PIHLWTTTNKREALQAEVGLPVDSEVPVIGFIGRLEEQKGSDILATAISGFIDEEVQIIVLGTGKQQMEKQLEQLEILYPDKARGVAKFNVPLAHMITAGADFMIVPSRFEPCGLIQLHAMRYGTVPIVASTGGLVDTVKEGYTGFQMGAFNVECETVDPADVMAIVTTVKKAITTYRTSSLTKMIMNCMAQDLSWKGPAKKWEDVLLSLGAAGSEPGIEGDEIAPLAKENVATP